One Tissierellales bacterium genomic window, CAAATGAATTAAAGATAAACAATCCCTCGATGATAACAAGATGGGTAAACGACTTTAGAGAAAAAGGAATTGAAGGACTAAAACCTAAAAAGAGAGGAAGACCTTCAAAAATGCCAAAGTCTCAAAAGAAATCAAAAGACACTAAAATAGAATCAACAACAAACATAAGCGATTCAGAAAACCAATCATTAACACAAGCACAATTAAAAGAAAAAATTAAAAAATTAGAAGAAAAAAACTATTGGCTTCAACTGGAAAATGATGCAATAAAAAAAAAGATAGAATTGTCTCAAATGACAGATGCAGAAATAAGACAATTGCTAAAACAATCGAAGTCTTAAGAAGTAAATACAAACTTAAAGATTTGCTAATCTACTTTAACTTTCCAAAATCGACCTACATGTATTGGCAAAAAAGGCTAGACAAGCCAAGCAAAGATAAAGAAATTGAGTCAAAAATATTAAAAATTAGAAAAGAAAATCCAAACTATGGCTACAGAAGAATAACAGCTATGTTAAAAAGATCAGGACTAATAATAAACAAAAAGAAAGTGCAAAGATTAGTTCAAAACCTAAAACTTCAAGTAAAAAGTTATTCAAGAAAATCTAGAAAATACTCATCCTACAAAGGACAGGTAGGAAAAATAGCTGACAACAAAATAAAAAGAAACTTTAAAGTAGAAAAACCATACACACAAATAACAACAGACACAACAGAATTTAAGTATTTTGAAAAAGATAAAACAGGAAACTATCAAATAAAGAAACTGTATCTAAACCCATATTTAGATATGTACAACAGTGAAATACTAAGCTATGAAATATCAAAACAACCAACACTAGACCCAATCCTAAAAGCCTTAGGCAAAGCAATAAAGGTAACTAACAAAACAGAAGAAGAAAGAATATTTCACTCAGATCAAGGCTGGGCGTACCAAGTAAAGCAATACACATCAAAACTAGAAGAAAATGACATCACTCAATCTATGTCAAGAAAAGGCAACTGCTTAGACAACTCACCAATGGAAAACTTCTTTGGGATATTAAAACAAGAAATATATTATGGACACAAATTCTATTCTTACGAACACTTAAAACAAACGATAGAAGATTTCATAAAATATTATAACGAGGAAAGAATAAAAGAAAAATTAGGATACTTATCACCAGTAGAATATAGAAAGAAGAATGCAGCATAAAAATTTCCTACCCCTAGGGGTAGGATAGGAAAAGAAATACCAGAGCTAGTTTAGTTCTAACTCTGATATTAGGTCCAACTTTATGGGGTCACCTTATTTGATTGGCCTCAGTTTTGTTAATTCATATAGAGTAATTTATTTCTACTTACCAGGTTCTTGAACCTGTTTCCCTAAACTGAGCTACAGTTGTTGCATGAGCATTAGTTCCACCATCAACATCCATAATCTGACCAGTCACATATTCACTTTCATCAGATGCTAAATACAGAGCTAGATAACCAATATCTTCTGGAGCACCATATCTGTTCACAAGAATATTGCTCATGAAAACATCAGTCAACAACTTAGGAAGATGCTCCTTATTCTCTGGTGTGACAATAAGTCCAGGACGAATGCAGTTGCAACGAATATTTTCTTTTCCATACTGAACAGCAGTAGATTGAGTCAACAGATTTACCCCTGCTTTTGCTGAAGCATATGCTGCGCTACCTAAGTCACCAGCATGGGAAGCCATTGATCCAATATTTACAATTGAGCCCTTTCCATTTTGCCTCATATGTGGAATTGCTTCCTTAGTTGCGATAAATACGCTTCTCAAATCGCT contains:
- a CDS encoding helix-turn-helix domain-containing protein — translated: MAKYSTEFKMKVVKEYLESKNSYKSLSEKYKLSHQEIVKRWVNAYKSQGYEGLKIKRENTQYTLEFKLNVVNLYLTGEMSYQSLANELKINNPSMITRWVNDFREKGIEGLKPKKRGRPSKMPKSQKKSKDTKIESTTNISDSENQSLTQAQLKEKIKKLEEKNYWLQLENDAIKKKIELSQMTDAEIRQLLKQSKS
- a CDS encoding IS3 family transposase, producing MEVLRSKYKLKDLLIYFNFPKSTYMYWQKRLDKPSKDKEIESKILKIRKENPNYGYRRITAMLKRSGLIINKKKVQRLVQNLKLQVKSYSRKSRKYSSYKGQVGKIADNKIKRNFKVEKPYTQITTDTTEFKYFEKDKTGNYQIKKLYLNPYLDMYNSEILSYEISKQPTLDPILKALGKAIKVTNKTEEERIFHSDQGWAYQVKQYTSKLEENDITQSMSRKGNCLDNSPMENFFGILKQEIYYGHKFYSYEHLKQTIEDFIKYYNEERIKEKLGYLSPVEYRKKNAA
- a CDS encoding SDR family NAD(P)-dependent oxidoreductase encodes the protein MARLKDKVALVTGSTSGIGVGIAKVFAREGAKVVVTGRREEKGQVVVDAIVKDGGEASYIYSDVTKPETIRDLIQNVVDKYGKLDVLVNNAANVALPDGTIEELTIEMWDDIMESDLRSVFIATKEAIPHMRQNGKGSIVNIGSMASHAGDLGSAAYASAKAGVNLLTQSTAVQYGKENIRCNCIRPGLIVTPENKEHLPKLLTDVFMSNILVNRYGAPEDIGYLALYLASDESEYVTGQIMDVDGGTNAHATTVAQFRETGSRTW